The Carnobacterium mobile DSM 4848 genome includes a window with the following:
- a CDS encoding YitT family protein encodes MKKLKTPIFWKEQLKKIVIVLFASITNSFALNSFLIPSNIYAPGVNGISQLLSNLINNGLHISIDTGVFILLINIPIALLGWFKIGKDFTLYSFLTSVMISFFTIVLPISPLTTDPIMNAIFGGVIGGAGIGFALKYGFSTGGIDIISMVLAKTTERSVGSLLLTINGLIVIAAGFLNGWQYAMYTLLSIYVMTRVVDMIHTSHQKVTAMIVTNDPDALVKAIHAKLIRGITIIPAKGGYTGIDRSILMIVISNYEMYDLEQAVKEADAAAFVNFMGTNKVLGEFLNSDQQKARRHRS; translated from the coding sequence GTGAAAAAGTTAAAAACGCCTATTTTTTGGAAAGAACAATTAAAAAAAATAGTAATTGTCTTATTTGCATCGATTACAAATTCATTTGCTTTGAATAGCTTCTTGATCCCTTCAAATATTTATGCACCAGGTGTAAATGGGATCTCACAATTGCTGTCAAATCTAATAAATAATGGGTTACATATCAGTATAGATACGGGTGTGTTTATCTTATTGATCAACATACCAATTGCTTTATTAGGATGGTTTAAAATAGGAAAAGATTTTACGTTGTATAGTTTTTTAACTTCTGTAATGATTTCTTTTTTCACCATTGTTCTGCCCATCAGTCCGTTGACGACTGACCCTATTATGAATGCTATCTTCGGAGGCGTTATCGGAGGTGCTGGAATCGGCTTCGCTTTAAAATACGGGTTTTCAACCGGCGGGATAGATATTATTTCTATGGTTTTGGCTAAAACAACTGAAAGGTCAGTAGGCAGTTTGTTATTGACGATCAATGGTTTGATTGTGATTGCTGCTGGTTTTTTAAATGGCTGGCAATATGCCATGTATACGTTGTTGTCTATTTATGTCATGACACGTGTAGTGGATATGATTCATACAAGCCATCAAAAAGTAACCGCCATGATTGTGACAAATGATCCAGACGCTTTAGTGAAAGCTATTCACGCTAAGCTGATTCGCGGTATTACCATTATTCCTGCCAAAGGCGGTTATACAGGAATCGATCGTTCTATCTTAATGATTGTCATTAGCAATTATGAAATGTATGATTTAGAACAAGCCGTAAAAGAAGCAGATGCAGCAGCTTTCGTGAACTTTATGGGAACGAACAAAGTGTTGGGAGAATTTTTAAATTCAGACCAGCAAAAAGCCAGAAGACACCGTTCTTAA
- a CDS encoding OsmC family protein has product MGQSGSLFHAEMVNEDGVNGVAYVKNDELKVTVSSPTSSAPGTNPEELLGLSLSTCLNATIQSLLKARGKKNQSRVEVQVDFMREPSGIGFYFNVLALAQVKGMPFDEADNLIKEAEKRCPVSKLLIGSQTVTIKTIADDTL; this is encoded by the coding sequence ATGGGGCAATCCGGCAGCTTATTTCATGCCGAAATGGTGAACGAAGATGGTGTAAACGGAGTTGCATATGTTAAAAATGATGAATTGAAAGTAACAGTTTCAAGTCCAACTTCATCTGCTCCAGGAACAAACCCTGAAGAACTATTAGGTCTTTCTTTAAGTACTTGTCTAAACGCTACGATTCAATCCCTATTAAAAGCTAGAGGGAAAAAGAATCAGAGTCGTGTAGAAGTACAAGTTGATTTTATGCGAGAACCTTCAGGAATTGGCTTTTACTTTAATGTTCTTGCTTTAGCACAAGTGAAAGGTATGCCATTCGATGAAGCCGATAACCTTATAAAAGAAGCTGAAAAACGCTGCCCTGTCTCTAAATTACTGATTGGCAGCCAGACGGTAACGATCAAAACAATCGCTGATGATACTCTTTAA
- a CDS encoding IS110 family transposase — translation MFVVALDVSMKKSYAVIYESNTCLWEGIVAHTRTGFDILLNEIQNLPQTPEVVFEATGVYSRPVESFCQKNDLPYALLNPLQAKKQLEEDTLRSWKTDKQDAHKLAQTHAGKRRTSKVVQKDVYQDLRDLSRFYQEVEEEVKRMRMHLHNCLQLVFPELEQFFSSRINSYALTLISLFPHPDLVLRSTPTKIKNLFLKSTRKNISENRARKKAEELINLAQDAYPAVTENSVHCQKTIYYAERLQDLLLQKEALQDQMIDMARELPEHDLYITIPGIGELSSALLIGELGDVRRFETSNQLNAFVGIDIRRYQSGNYTGKDHINKRGNPKGRKILFFSVRNMIRQQKSAPNHIVDYYYKLKKQPVPKKDKVAVVACMNKLLKCMHSMVRNHTKYDYAYTASKSQSITLI, via the coding sequence ATGTTTGTAGTAGCGCTAGACGTTTCCATGAAGAAAAGCTACGCTGTAATCTATGAAAGCAACACTTGCTTATGGGAAGGCATCGTTGCACACACAAGAACAGGTTTTGACATCCTGTTGAATGAAATACAGAATCTGCCGCAGACTCCGGAAGTGGTTTTTGAAGCTACAGGCGTCTATTCACGACCGGTAGAATCCTTCTGTCAAAAGAACGATCTGCCCTATGCCCTGCTAAACCCGCTTCAGGCCAAGAAACAACTGGAAGAAGATACTTTGAGGAGCTGGAAGACCGACAAACAAGACGCCCACAAGTTGGCGCAAACCCATGCCGGGAAAAGACGGACATCGAAGGTGGTGCAGAAAGATGTCTACCAAGACCTGCGCGATTTATCCCGCTTCTATCAAGAGGTGGAGGAAGAAGTCAAACGAATGCGTATGCACTTGCACAACTGTCTCCAACTGGTATTCCCAGAGCTGGAACAGTTTTTCTCGAGCCGGATCAACTCTTACGCCTTGACGTTGATTAGTCTGTTCCCACACCCCGACCTCGTCTTGCGGTCCACACCGACTAAAATAAAAAACTTATTCCTTAAATCTACCCGGAAAAACATCTCTGAAAATCGGGCCCGCAAGAAGGCGGAAGAATTAATCAATTTGGCACAGGATGCTTATCCAGCTGTGACCGAAAATAGTGTCCATTGTCAAAAGACCATTTATTATGCGGAAAGACTTCAGGACCTACTCCTCCAAAAGGAAGCACTCCAAGACCAGATGATAGATATGGCGAGAGAACTGCCTGAACACGATTTATACATCACAATTCCAGGGATTGGTGAACTGTCCTCAGCCTTATTGATCGGGGAACTGGGCGACGTGCGGCGATTTGAAACGTCCAATCAGCTGAATGCCTTTGTGGGCATTGATATCCGCAGGTACCAATCTGGCAATTATACAGGCAAGGACCATATCAATAAACGTGGCAATCCGAAAGGGAGGAAAATTTTGTTTTTTAGCGTGCGCAATATGATACGCCAACAGAAATCTGCACCGAATCATATCGTAGATTATTATTATAAATTAAAAAAGCAACCCGTCCCCAAGAAGGACAAGGTTGCAGTCGTAGCCTGCATGAACAAACTACTGAAATGTATGCATTCCATGGTGAGGAACCATACCAAGTACGACTATGCGTACACGGCCTCTAAGAGCCAATCTATAACATTAATATAA
- the ffh gene encoding signal recognition particle protein: MAFEGLSERLQNAMAKMRRKGKVSEADVKEMMREVRLALLEADVNFKVVKDFVKTVSNRAVGSEVLESLSPSQQIIKIVSEELTNLMGGEQSTIQMAAKAPTVVMMVGLQGAGKTTTAGKLANHLRKTQNKRPLMVAADIYRPAAIQQLETLGEQLDIPVFSMGDKVSPVEIAKQGIQKAKEEHRDFVIIDTAGRLQIDETLMTELSDIKATVDPTEIFLVVDAMTGQEAANVADSFNQQLDITGVILTKLDGDTRGGAALSIRSVTGKPIKFVGQGEKLDALEPFYPDRMANRILGMGDMLTLIEKAQQDFDEKKNEEMAKKLKENSFDFNDFIEQMDQVSNMGPIEDILKMIPGMSNAPGLENLQIDPKDMARMKAIVLSMTPKERENPDLLSQSRRRRIARGSGRPIAEVNRLIKQFNESKKMMSKMSKGNLDGLDGMFGQGVKGKIGKMAMNSMVRKNKKKAKKKNKKKR, encoded by the coding sequence ATGGCATTTGAAGGATTATCAGAACGCCTGCAAAATGCGATGGCAAAAATGCGTCGCAAAGGCAAAGTTTCGGAAGCAGACGTAAAAGAAATGATGCGCGAAGTGCGCCTTGCTTTATTAGAAGCGGACGTTAACTTCAAAGTTGTAAAAGACTTTGTGAAGACAGTTAGCAACCGTGCAGTAGGATCAGAAGTATTAGAAAGCCTTTCTCCTAGCCAACAAATCATTAAAATTGTTAGTGAGGAACTGACTAATTTAATGGGTGGCGAACAAAGCACGATTCAAATGGCTGCAAAAGCTCCTACTGTAGTGATGATGGTAGGGTTACAAGGTGCAGGTAAAACAACTACGGCTGGGAAGCTAGCTAATCACTTAAGAAAAACACAGAATAAACGACCTTTAATGGTTGCTGCAGATATTTATCGTCCTGCAGCTATTCAACAATTGGAAACATTAGGAGAACAATTAGATATCCCTGTTTTTTCAATGGGAGATAAAGTAAGTCCAGTAGAAATTGCTAAACAAGGGATTCAAAAGGCTAAAGAAGAACACCGTGATTTTGTTATTATCGATACAGCAGGACGTTTGCAAATCGATGAAACATTGATGACTGAATTATCCGATATTAAGGCTACTGTCGATCCGACTGAGATTTTCTTAGTAGTAGATGCAATGACAGGACAAGAGGCTGCGAATGTAGCTGATTCCTTTAATCAACAACTAGACATTACCGGAGTAATTTTAACAAAATTAGATGGGGATACTCGTGGCGGGGCAGCTCTTTCTATTCGTTCCGTTACAGGCAAGCCAATTAAATTTGTCGGTCAAGGAGAAAAGTTAGACGCTTTAGAGCCCTTCTATCCAGACCGGATGGCTAATCGTATCTTAGGTATGGGCGACATGCTGACATTGATTGAAAAAGCCCAACAAGATTTTGATGAGAAAAAGAATGAAGAAATGGCTAAAAAGCTTAAAGAGAACAGTTTTGATTTTAATGATTTCATTGAACAAATGGACCAAGTCAGCAATATGGGACCAATAGAAGACATCTTAAAAATGATTCCAGGCATGAGCAATGCTCCAGGCTTAGAAAACCTGCAAATTGATCCAAAAGACATGGCTCGCATGAAAGCCATTGTATTATCTATGACACCAAAAGAACGTGAAAATCCTGATCTTTTATCACAAAGCAGAAGACGTCGGATCGCTAGAGGTTCAGGACGTCCAATAGCTGAAGTAAACCGCTTAATCAAACAATTTAACGAATCGAAAAAAATGATGAGTAAAATGTCTAAAGGAAATCTTGATGGATTAGACGGTATGTTTGGGCAAGGGGTCAAAGGTAAAATAGGCAAAATGGCGATGAACTCAATGGTGCGGAAGAATAAGAAAAAAGCTAAAAAGAAAAATAAAAAGAAACGCTAA
- a CDS encoding cysteine hydrolase family protein has translation MGKEALLIVDMSNDFVADEGTLTVGKPAQKIVPYIQELATRFLAEENVVVVSMDAHHPNDSHFELWPPHNIIGTKGQELYGDLNEWFQDNNGNKNVMYMPKTNYNAFFKTDLAEKLRKLEVEKVHVVGVTTDICDFLTVSGADAEGFKTVIHKQGAATFTDLGETMLNHMKRCFHTEVID, from the coding sequence ATGGGAAAAGAAGCTTTATTAATTGTGGATATGAGTAATGATTTTGTAGCGGATGAAGGAACATTAACTGTTGGTAAGCCAGCACAAAAAATAGTGCCTTATATTCAGGAGTTAGCAACAAGATTTTTAGCAGAGGAAAATGTTGTTGTTGTATCGATGGATGCACACCATCCAAATGATTCACACTTTGAACTGTGGCCGCCTCATAACATTATAGGTACAAAAGGGCAAGAGTTGTATGGAGATTTAAATGAGTGGTTCCAAGACAACAATGGAAATAAAAATGTAATGTATATGCCCAAAACAAACTATAATGCATTTTTTAAAACTGACTTAGCTGAAAAACTAAGAAAATTAGAAGTAGAAAAAGTTCATGTTGTTGGGGTCACGACAGATATTTGTGACTTTTTAACGGTTTCAGGAGCAGATGCAGAAGGATTTAAAACGGTCATTCACAAACAAGGTGCAGCCACATTTACCGATCTTGGAGAGACAATGCTAAATCATATGAAACGGTGTTTCCATACTGAAGTGATTGACTAA
- the rimM gene encoding ribosome maturation factor RimM (Essential for efficient processing of 16S rRNA) — protein sequence MAELYNVGKIVNTQGIKGEVRVISRTDFPEERYKKGAKLFLDQPGKKMIELTVASHRKHKTFDLLSFENHPNINDVEKYRDGILKISSEQLKELPENEYYLHQIIGLTVEDEEGTEIGKVSEVLSPGANDVWVVQRKGEKDLLIPYIEEVVLKVDLEKKLVTIHIMEGLLD from the coding sequence GTGGCAGAATTATACAATGTAGGAAAAATCGTAAATACACAAGGGATCAAAGGCGAAGTCCGGGTAATTTCAAGAACCGATTTTCCAGAAGAACGTTACAAAAAAGGAGCCAAATTATTTTTAGATCAGCCGGGGAAAAAAATGATTGAGTTAACTGTTGCCAGTCATCGCAAACACAAAACATTCGATTTATTATCTTTTGAAAACCATCCGAATATTAATGATGTAGAAAAGTATCGGGACGGCATTTTAAAAATAAGCTCAGAACAGCTGAAAGAATTACCAGAAAATGAATATTATCTTCATCAAATTATTGGTTTAACGGTTGAAGATGAAGAAGGAACAGAAATAGGAAAAGTTTCGGAAGTTTTGTCACCAGGAGCAAATGATGTGTGGGTCGTACAACGTAAAGGCGAAAAGGATTTATTGATTCCTTATATCGAAGAAGTCGTATTAAAAGTTGATTTAGAAAAAAAATTAGTCACGATCCATATTATGGAAGGATTATTAGATTAA
- a CDS encoding YajQ family cyclic di-GMP-binding protein, producing MAKEASFDIVSETDLEEVKNAIQMTKKEIATRFDFKGTISDINLEKDQLVFLSESEFKLEQVKDILTGKLIKRNVSSKNLQFGKVEKAFGGNVRQAADLVNGINKEHAKTITQLIKQSGVKVKSQIQEDQIRVTGKNRDDLQKVISILREAKLPIALQFTNYR from the coding sequence ATGGCAAAAGAGGCAAGTTTTGATATTGTATCTGAAACCGATCTGGAAGAAGTAAAAAATGCTATTCAAATGACAAAAAAAGAAATTGCTACTCGTTTTGATTTCAAAGGAACGATAAGCGATATTAACCTTGAAAAAGATCAATTGGTGTTTCTTTCAGAAAGCGAATTTAAATTAGAACAAGTAAAAGATATCTTAACTGGAAAATTAATCAAACGAAATGTTTCATCTAAAAATCTTCAGTTTGGAAAAGTTGAAAAAGCCTTTGGTGGAAACGTGCGCCAAGCTGCTGATTTGGTGAATGGAATCAATAAAGAACACGCTAAAACGATCACACAACTAATCAAGCAATCTGGCGTCAAAGTCAAATCGCAGATACAAGAAGACCAAATACGTGTGACTGGTAAAAACAGAGACGATTTACAAAAAGTCATTTCTATTTTACGTGAAGCTAAATTACCAATCGCTCTACAATTCACTAATTATCGTTAA
- the rpsP gene encoding 30S ribosomal protein S16, producing MAVKIRLKRMGSKRNPFYRIVVADARAPRDGRFIEPVGTYNPVVEPAEVKLDEELVLKWLADGAQPSDTVRNILSKEGIMKKFHDSKNTK from the coding sequence ATGGCAGTAAAAATCCGTTTAAAACGTATGGGTTCTAAAAGAAATCCTTTTTACCGTATTGTAGTTGCAGATGCTCGTGCTCCACGTGATGGACGTTTCATCGAGCCTGTTGGCACATACAACCCAGTTGTTGAACCAGCTGAAGTTAAATTGGACGAAGAATTAGTATTAAAATGGTTAGCCGATGGCGCTCAACCTTCTGATACAGTTCGTAACATCCTTTCAAAAGAAGGCATTATGAAAAAATTCCACGATTCAAAAAACACTAAGTAA
- a CDS encoding KH domain-containing protein — translation MADMNELILTIIRPLVNHPEELVLDIKESKDFSEYHLSVHPDDIGRVIGKKGRVAKAIRTIVYSVRVSGPKRIRLTIVNS, via the coding sequence ATGGCTGACATGAATGAATTAATTCTTACCATTATTCGTCCTCTTGTTAATCACCCGGAGGAACTAGTACTTGATATCAAAGAATCAAAAGATTTTTCAGAATATCATCTATCTGTTCACCCTGATGATATTGGACGTGTAATCGGGAAAAAAGGTCGCGTAGCAAAAGCTATTCGGACAATCGTTTACAGCGTTAGAGTCTCTGGACCAAAGCGTATTAGATTAACGATTGTCAATAGCTAA
- a CDS encoding heavy metal translocating P-type ATPase, which yields MDTIQKNPSQEKHSHDHDHTHNHNHGKMPIILYFSGLVLALIALVLNNDLELVQNSLFLMATITAGYHVVVLEGIGETIENTKAQKRFAPNSHLLMGLAAIGASLIGNFWEGTLLILIFSGAHFLEEYAEGRSKREITKLLEMNPTTARLMMPNGDTKIVDVSTLKVGDRLQVLNGDQIPIDGIIVSGTTSIDESSINGESIAKEKTKGDGVFGSTINGTGSFTMEVTKENKDTVFSKILQLVNQNQNNQTKAASIIQKFEPKYVTFVLVAIVLVVVLSPFLFNWTWSESLYKGLVLLVAASPCALAAATVSATLSATSNLAKKGVLSKGSSYLSQLAGIDAIAFDKTGTLTSGKPVVTNAYFSDAVNQEKMIDIVVALEKESNHPLADAILNKFKAKNKLNIQANNQLGKGLEGEYDGHTYRIGKPTSFEGVSDEYTRLNTEWATEGKTVVYVAEDNKVLGLIALMDVPNKQAKATIDYFKQQGIHTTLITGDSEMTGKAVAKQLGIDEVIANVMPEDKSRIIDEQKEKYGVTAMVGDGVNDAPALVNADVGIAMGDGTDVAVDVSDLVLMQNDLSKLVQSHKTSSKMSRIIWQNIIFSMAVVIFLVVANFLGLSNIAISVIIHEGSTLVVILNGLRMLVSKK from the coding sequence ATGGATACTATTCAAAAAAACCCGTCACAAGAAAAACATAGTCATGATCACGATCACACACATAACCATAATCATGGGAAAATGCCGATTATTTTGTATTTTTCTGGTTTAGTATTAGCACTTATTGCGTTAGTTTTAAATAATGATTTAGAACTAGTGCAAAATAGTCTCTTTTTAATGGCTACGATCACAGCTGGTTATCACGTTGTTGTGCTTGAAGGAATCGGAGAAACGATTGAAAACACTAAAGCTCAAAAAAGATTTGCACCTAACTCCCATCTTTTAATGGGTTTAGCTGCGATTGGAGCTTCGTTGATCGGAAATTTCTGGGAAGGAACACTATTGATTCTTATTTTTTCTGGTGCTCATTTTCTAGAAGAGTATGCTGAAGGAAGAAGCAAAAGAGAAATTACAAAGTTACTTGAAATGAACCCGACAACTGCTAGGTTGATGATGCCTAATGGAGACACAAAAATTGTAGACGTCAGCACATTAAAAGTTGGAGACCGACTTCAAGTATTAAATGGGGATCAAATACCAATTGATGGAATTATTGTATCTGGTACTACTTCGATTGATGAATCTTCTATTAATGGCGAAAGTATCGCCAAGGAGAAAACAAAAGGCGATGGGGTTTTTGGAAGCACGATTAATGGAACAGGTTCTTTTACAATGGAAGTAACAAAAGAAAACAAGGATACAGTTTTTTCAAAAATCTTACAATTAGTAAACCAAAACCAAAACAACCAGACAAAAGCTGCTAGTATTATCCAAAAATTTGAGCCCAAATATGTGACATTTGTTTTAGTTGCTATAGTGTTAGTGGTTGTGCTATCTCCGTTCCTGTTTAATTGGACATGGTCTGAAAGTCTGTATAAAGGCTTAGTACTTTTAGTTGCAGCTTCACCTTGTGCTTTAGCTGCAGCTACTGTATCTGCAACTTTGTCTGCAACTTCTAATCTAGCTAAAAAAGGAGTGCTGTCAAAAGGAAGTTCCTATCTGTCTCAATTAGCTGGGATTGATGCAATTGCTTTTGATAAAACGGGGACGCTTACTAGCGGAAAACCCGTAGTAACAAATGCTTATTTTTCCGATGCTGTAAACCAAGAAAAGATGATCGATATCGTCGTAGCTCTTGAAAAAGAATCAAATCATCCTTTAGCAGACGCCATTTTAAATAAGTTCAAAGCTAAAAACAAATTAAACATCCAAGCAAATAACCAGCTCGGAAAAGGCTTGGAAGGAGAGTATGACGGACATACCTATCGTATAGGCAAGCCTACTTCGTTTGAGGGTGTCTCTGATGAATATACCCGTCTAAATACTGAATGGGCTACTGAAGGAAAGACGGTTGTATATGTAGCTGAAGATAATAAAGTTCTCGGCCTGATAGCTCTGATGGATGTGCCGAATAAACAGGCAAAAGCAACGATTGATTACTTTAAACAACAAGGGATACACACTACTTTAATTACAGGCGATTCGGAAATGACTGGAAAAGCTGTCGCCAAACAGTTAGGGATAGATGAAGTTATTGCTAATGTCATGCCGGAAGACAAATCTAGAATTATAGACGAGCAAAAAGAAAAATATGGTGTGACGGCCATGGTTGGAGATGGCGTGAACGATGCACCTGCTTTAGTCAACGCAGATGTCGGAATTGCGATGGGAGATGGTACAGATGTGGCCGTAGATGTCTCTGATCTAGTCTTGATGCAAAATGATTTATCTAAGTTGGTACAATCTCATAAAACTTCTTCAAAAATGAGCCGTATTATTTGGCAAAATATTATCTTTTCAATGGCGGTTGTTATCTTTTTAGTCGTAGCCAATTTCTTAGGATTATCAAATATTGCAATCAGTGTGATTATTCATGAAGGGAGTACGTTAGTCGTTATACTAAATGGGCTTCGGATGTTGGTATCTAAAAAGTAA
- the rplS gene encoding 50S ribosomal protein L19: MNLIESITSEQLREDIPAFRPGDTVRVHARIVEGTRERIQLFEGVVIKRRGAGISETYTVRKISNGVGVERTFPLHTPRVAKIEVVRFGKVRRAKLYYLRALHGKAARIKEIRR; this comes from the coding sequence ATGAACTTAATCGAATCAATTACAAGCGAACAATTGCGCGAAGATATTCCAGCTTTCCGTCCAGGAGATACTGTCCGTGTTCACGCAAGAATCGTTGAGGGTACTAGAGAACGTATCCAATTATTTGAAGGCGTGGTAATCAAACGTCGTGGTGCAGGAATTAGCGAAACGTATACAGTTCGTAAAATTTCTAATGGTGTAGGCGTTGAGCGTACATTCCCATTACACACTCCACGTGTTGCAAAAATCGAAGTTGTCCGCTTTGGTAAAGTACGTCGTGCTAAATTGTACTACTTACGTGCATTACATGGTAAAGCAGCTCGTATTAAAGAAATCAGAAGATAA
- the trmD gene encoding tRNA (guanosine(37)-N1)-methyltransferase TrmD — MKIDILTLFPRMFEGPLSESIIGKAIDKNLLAISVMNFRDFSENKHRNVDDYPYGGGAGMLLTAQPIFSALDTIQSETPETKKRVILLDPAGVPFTQSVAEELAEEEHLVFICGHYEGYDERIRSLVTDEISLGDYVLTGGELGAMVMIDATVRLLPEVLGNEESAKTDSHSTGLLEHPQYTRPADYRGMKVPDVLLSGNHKNIAEWQEKESLRRTYLRRPDMLENLELTTEQTKWLDEIKKEQEIG; from the coding sequence ATGAAAATTGATATTTTGACTTTATTTCCCAGAATGTTTGAAGGGCCATTATCTGAATCGATCATAGGAAAAGCCATTGATAAAAATTTATTAGCCATTTCTGTGATGAACTTTCGTGATTTTTCAGAAAACAAACACCGTAATGTAGACGACTACCCTTATGGCGGCGGAGCGGGTATGTTATTAACGGCCCAACCGATTTTCAGTGCATTAGATACGATTCAATCAGAAACTCCAGAAACAAAAAAAAGAGTGATACTACTAGATCCAGCTGGTGTGCCTTTTACCCAATCAGTAGCAGAAGAGCTAGCCGAAGAAGAACATTTGGTTTTCATCTGCGGTCATTATGAAGGATACGATGAACGCATTCGCTCTTTAGTCACGGATGAGATTTCTTTAGGCGACTATGTGTTGACAGGTGGCGAATTAGGGGCAATGGTCATGATTGACGCCACAGTTCGCTTGCTGCCGGAAGTACTTGGAAATGAAGAGTCTGCTAAAACAGATTCACACTCTACCGGGTTATTGGAACATCCGCAATATACGAGACCAGCAGATTACCGCGGCATGAAAGTTCCAGATGTTTTACTCAGTGGAAACCATAAAAACATTGCCGAATGGCAGGAAAAAGAATCCTTACGCCGTACTTATTTGAGACGTCCAGATATGCTCGAAAATCTGGAATTGACAACAGAACAAACAAAATGGCTGGATGAAATAAAAAAAGAACAAGAAATAGGTTAA
- a CDS encoding putative DNA-binding protein, whose translation MEIERTNRMNRLFDFYGSLLTEKQRSYMLLYFADDYSLGEIAEDFEVSRQAIYDNIRRTEQILTDYERKLHLVENFTQLEETLDEFSVYVNDHYPKDEVLQRFIQKLKKETNEE comes from the coding sequence GTGGAAATAGAAAGAACGAATCGTATGAATAGATTATTCGATTTTTATGGATCTTTGCTAACTGAAAAACAACGAAGTTATATGTTATTGTATTTTGCAGATGATTATTCTTTAGGAGAAATTGCAGAGGATTTTGAAGTGAGCCGGCAAGCTATTTATGATAATATCCGACGAACAGAGCAGATACTGACAGATTATGAACGCAAGCTTCATTTAGTAGAAAATTTCACTCAGTTAGAAGAAACCCTTGATGAATTTTCTGTTTATGTAAATGACCACTACCCAAAAGATGAAGTACTGCAAAGGTTTATCCAAAAGCTTAAAAAAGAAACAAATGAAGAATAA
- a CDS encoding GNAT family N-acetyltransferase produces the protein MLDKTIPYVEFWMKRPAGLPIREKKLPAEFKITTYQPEDEKAWAEIECSVLEFDEVNAAHAYFDKAFAPYPEELRKRMLFIETENGEKVATCSAWWKEVAGKSVPLLHWLAVKPEFQGHGLATILVSEATKLLQQYGEDQPIYLHTQTWSHAAVGLYESFGYQLVKENIDGSINPDYLQAMSILESLKK, from the coding sequence ATGTTAGATAAAACAATTCCATATGTTGAATTTTGGATGAAACGTCCAGCTGGTTTGCCCATAAGGGAAAAAAAACTGCCAGCAGAGTTTAAAATCACTACTTACCAACCAGAAGATGAAAAGGCCTGGGCTGAAATTGAGTGTTCAGTTTTAGAATTTGACGAAGTAAATGCTGCACATGCATATTTTGATAAAGCTTTTGCTCCTTACCCTGAAGAATTAAGAAAAAGAATGCTATTTATCGAAACAGAAAACGGCGAAAAAGTAGCTACTTGCAGTGCTTGGTGGAAAGAAGTCGCAGGAAAGAGCGTTCCGCTTCTTCATTGGTTAGCAGTCAAACCAGAATTTCAAGGGCACGGTTTGGCTACTATTCTAGTCAGCGAAGCGACCAAATTATTACAACAATACGGTGAGGACCAACCGATTTATCTACATACGCAAACCTGGAGTCATGCGGCGGTCGGTCTATACGAATCATTTGGCTACCAACTTGTGAAAGAAAATATAGATGGATCTATCAATCCGGATTATCTGCAAGCTATGAGTATTTTAGAAAGTCTAAAAAAATAA